In Athalia rosae chromosome 6, iyAthRosa1.1, whole genome shotgun sequence, one DNA window encodes the following:
- the LOC125501463 gene encoding LOW QUALITY PROTEIN: spermatogenesis-associated protein 17-like (The sequence of the model RefSeq protein was modified relative to this genomic sequence to represent the inferred CDS: deleted 1 base in 1 codon) — protein MASIEALLTDASELQREIKRRNDAAESDRARKFIAARKLQAWFRGLATRKHLRMLRNSAITIQRHWRGFMARKFAKSYVKDQVKRMWWNHYHRCATKIQALWRGYEARKNGVNIPKYKKWLHSVYEKNAEALTKMKEYNGLCNHHLNSRCQTDDDDVIAELFFFLQVQGVELFYARNITEHNSLLWILFILFKLHHLLRTESRPGVLTRIDETKFTVIEEMIRSLEYARYMENRRREKCGQQQPEISPPLLKGTYFARCEKEIRELRESLEMGKASLRRGEEIRFYV, from the exons ATGGCATCGATTGAGGCGCTTTTAACGGACGCATCGGAGTTGCAGAGGGAAATTAAGCGCAGAAATGACGCCGCCGAATCGGACAGAGCTAGGAAATTCATAGCTGCTCGTAAACTCCAA GCTTGGTTCCGGGGTTTGGCGACTCGGAAGCACCTGCGAATGTTACGGAATTCCGCGATCACGATCCAGCGACATTGGCGAGGATTTATGGCTCGAAAGTTTGCAAAGTCGTACGTGAAGGACCAGGTCAAAAGGATGTGGTGGAACCATTACCACAGATGCGCGACTAAGATTCAAGCTCTTTGGCGGGGCTACGAGGCCCGGAAAAATGGCGTTAATATACCAAAGTACAAAAAGTGGCTTCATTCGgtttacgaaaaaaatgcgGAGGCCttgacgaaaatgaaagagtATAACGGCCTCTGTAATCATCATTTGAACTCCCGGTGCCAAACGGACGACGATGATGTAATCGcggagcttttcttttttttgcaggTTCAGGGAGT GGAGCTTTTTTACGCGCGGAATATTACGGAGCATAACTCGTTACTCTGGATTCTTTTCATCCTCTTTAAACTCCATCATTTACTGAGGACCGAGAGTCGGCCGGGGGTCTTGACGCGAatcgacgaaacgaaattcaCCGTGATAGAGGAAATGATCCGGAGTCTCGAATACGCCAGGTACATGGAGAATCGACGGAGAGAAAAGTGCGGTCAACAACAACCGGAAATTTCACCTCCGCTTCTGAAGGGAACTTACTTTGCACGATGCGAAAAGGAGATTCGCGAACTTCGGGAAAGTTTGGAAATGGGAAAAGCGTCACTTCGTAGAGGTGAGGAAATTAGGTTTTATGTTTAA
- the LOC125501286 gene encoding uncharacterized protein LOC125501286 translates to MRVLNFLAMTYLTISQVRCVTAYGHVLGSNKILFERNENKLVEFFTEFQREVVHFDSRQIMCIGDSTDQLNLLRPLMNENAYYLAKNVTEGVKSITLDSYSQDFVFLFLTSVEDSYVKSILGNIHKFFRMHFFFVYQGFATDDEIDMVLDTVSEKPGNIYTMNFPRIFLHHDEGKVKLYVREFSINCLPELALLMNFSSNATFEKVREFYGSAWDHKGCPGLILTRYSPPRMILETDSEGELQITGGSEGIMTLTIAKVLNALPKVSLIALSNRLVRPKILTVVAVANWKEMLLAVDHIRFRYRETSRITSVTYSAAYSKQCAVWVVPIIPKWNYVIFVGEFTMESWIVIAATFFIFVAISSFIRSRSQPRIGSHRAMQFCGTIMDLYSLSLGNPLPEQSMAGGLKALGLIFLWYSLIITTAYKGSLSSLITVGHGRSAITDTEGILKANLSMGGDIPNLQLIQDLASNSEIFQEIATRYEIWNDSMAAIRRVAFDKDFAFVTSRSDLYYNMEMYLKTNEVPPLFDVIDDCVMTFDTGTIVSKNVRLLKSVDNVILRLTESGLMKYWQIQDLHQSPGLGMKFKNPADSGYETTKVHKLLVICSVPTIASMFLFFAELIHHRFTPHGSH, encoded by the exons ATGCgtgttctcaattttttggcaATGACATATCTGACGATTTCTCAAGTCCGGTGTGTGACAGCGTACGGTCACGTTCTcggttcgaataaaattctgttcgagagaaatgaaaataaactagtagaatttttcaccgaatttCAAAGAGAAGTAGTCCACTTCGATAGTCGTCAAATCATGTGCATCGGGGATTCGACTGATCAGCTAAATTTGTTAAGGCCTCTCATGAACGAAAATGCTTATTACCTTGCAAAAAATGTGACGGAGGGAGTAAAGAGCATCACCTTGGATTCGTATTCGCAAGATttcgtctttttatttctcacgagCGTGGAGGATAGTTACGTGAAAAGTATTTTGGGTAATATTCATAAATTCTTCaggatgcatttttttttcgtctaccAGGGCTTTGCCACGGACGATGAAATCGATATGGTTCTCGATACTGTTTCTGAAAAACCTGGAAATATTTACACGATGAACTTTCCTAGAATATTCTTACACCACGACGAAGGAAAAGTGAAACTGTACGTCAGAGAGTTTTCGATAAATTGTCTACCGGAACTCGCGTTGCTCATGAACTTTTCATCGAACGCGACGTTCGAAAAAGTCAGAGAATTTTACGGGAGCGCCTGGGATCACAAGGGATGTCCGGGACTCATCCTCACCCGGTATTCTCCTCCGCGTATGATATTGGAAACGGATTCGGAAGGTGAATTGCAAATTACCGGCGGTTCCGAAGGTATTATGACGCTGACGATAGCCAAAGTTTTGAACGCTTTACCCAAAGTCTCGTTAATTGCGTTGAGTAATAGGCTGGTCAGGCCCAAGATTCTTACTGTTGTAGCAGTCGCTAATTGGAAAGAAATGCTTTTGGCCGTCGACCACATTCGATTCCGATATCGTGAAACCAGTCGAATAACATCGGTAACGTACAGTGCAGCTTACAGCAAACAGTGCGCCGTTTGGGTTGTTCCGATAATCCCAAAATGGAATTACGTAATTTTCGTCGGCGAATTTACCATGGAAAGTTGGATCGTAATTGCGGCGACCTTCTTCATCTTCGTGGCGATTTCCAGCTTCATCCGAAGCCGGTCACAGCCTCGAATAG gATCCCACAGGGCAATGCAGTTCTGCGGGACAATTATGGACCTGTATTCACTGAGTCTTGGAAATCCGTTACCGGAGCAATCGATGGCTGGTGGTTTGAAGGCATtagggttgatttttttatggTATTCTTTGATAATAACGACGGCGTACAAGGGTTCCTTATCTTCGTTAATTACGGTCGGACACGGTAGATCTGCGATCACCGATACCGAGGGGATTTTGAAAGCCAATTTGTCGATGGGTGGTGATATTCCAAATTTGCAACTCATTCAAGATTTGGCAAGCAATAGTGAAATATTTCAGGAAATAGCGACTCGATACGAAATCTGGAACGACTCGATGGCTGCCATTCGTAGAGTGGCATTTGACAAGGACTTCGCTTTCGTCACATCGAGGAGCGACTTATATTATAACATGGAAATGTATCTGAAAACTAACGAGGTTCCGCCGCTGTTCGACGTAATCGACGACTGCGTAATGACTTTTGACACGGGCACTATCGTCTCGAAGAATGTCCGGTTATTAAAATCCGTCGATAATGTCATCTTGAGGCTCACGGAGTCAGGACTCATGAAATACTGGCAAATCCAGGATCTACATCAGTCGCCCGGTTTGGGCATGAAATTTAAGAACCCGGCTGACTCTGGATACGAAACGACAAAGGTTCACAAATTATTAGTGATCTGCAGCGTTCCTACCATTGCCTCGatgtttctcttcttcgccGAACTTATTCATCATAGATTCACGCCACATGGATCACATTAA
- the LOC125501285 gene encoding uncharacterized protein LOC125501285: protein MNFFILSAATLFAIFHHWRATADGTSGPRREIFPAEEENVLKKFFTKFQEGVANADLGYVAFVGGSNDQLVLAKSLMKNHPYLIGENMQNIETTMLRHYNEAFVFLFLTRMHEDYVKRVLKDVRNFVRIKLYFIYQKAATSGEIDAVLSSGSEIAGNIYTAMYPRLFLHDHEGRIRLYAKEFSRNCSPELVTLVDLSGAATFENITKLHSSPLDYKGCGGVVLTRYFPPRMILEEESNGGLKITGGSEGNMVLTIAQTTKFSPRIKLLNEFNQRSSIDAAFGGIAFRQPMLMAVDQIRYTGDMDDYVDYSRMYSQECAVWCVPKITKWSYDVVFGEFSGESWILILAIFGSVIAVAGFIQRQIFTATDEMERASNFCAMVVNFFSLSLGNPSSRLPPMGRWRAFLTFFFLYSMVTTTAYKSSLASIIAIGNDRSVIVDDVGILKANLTTGGDISGLILLRDLSRESSTMRELMKRYEICNDTMAAIRRVALDGDFAFLTSRNDLHYHMKNYRKTDNVPLPFHLIDDCVLSYSTGIVMPKGTPLLSTVNNVIRDLSESGHLAHWQKNELLQATEDTARNRDERYETENFYQILVICAISLSASILAFFGELIYHRIESHGKLCKRFPRGRETIFPQSQ from the exons atgaatttttttatcctctcggCAGCGACATTGTTtgcgatttttcatcattggCGCGCGACAGCCGACGGTACATCTGGTCCGAGGCGAGAAATATTTCCCGCGGAAGAGGAAAACgtgctgaaaaaatttttcaccaaatttCAAGAAGGAGTAGCCAACGCCGATCTGGGCTACGTCGCGTTCGTCGGGGGGTCGAACGACCAGCTAGTCCTAGCGAAATCCCTGATGAAAAACCACCCTTATCTGATCGGTGAAAATATGCAGAACATCGAGACTACGATGTTGAGGCATTACAACGAAGCTTTCGTGTTCTTGTTCCTGACGAGGATGCACGAAGATTACGTGAAGCGCGTACTGAAGGATGTTCGAAACTTTGTCCGAATCAAGTTATATTTCATATACCAAAAGGCCGCCACGAGCGGTGAAATCGACGCGGTTCTCAGCAGCGGCTCCGAAATCGCTGGAAACATTTACACAGCTATGTATCCCCGATTATTTCTACACGATCACGAAGGGAGAATAAGATTGTACGCTAAAGAATTCTCGAGGAATTGTTCACCGGAGCTAGTTACGCTCGTGGATTTGTCGGGCGCAGCtacgtttgaaaatatcacGAAGCTTCACTCGAGTCCCTTGGACTACAAGGGGTGCGGCGGAGTCGTTCTCACGCGATATTTCCCGCCGCGTATGATACTCGAAGAGGAGTCCAACGGTGGGTTGAAGATCACCGGTGGCTCCGAGGGAAACATGGTGCTGACGATCGCCCAAACAACCAAATTTTCACCTCGTATCAAACTGTTGAACGAGTTCAATCAACGCAGCAGCATCGACGCTGCTTTCGGAGGAATCGCGTTTCGGCAGCCAATGCTGATGGCCGTCGACCAGATCCGATATACGGGAGACATGGACGATTACGTAGATTACTCCAGAATGTATAGTCAGGAATGTGCCGTTTGGTGCGTGCCGAAAATCACCAAGTGGAGCTACGACGTCGTCTTCGGCGAATTCTCCGGCGAGAGTTGGATTTTGATCCTCGCCATTTTTGGATCCGTTATCGCGGTCGCCGGGTTCATCCAACGCCAGATTTTCACCGCGACCG ACGAAATGGAAAGGGCGTCGAATTTCTGCGCTATGGTCGTAAACTTCTTCTCGCTGAGCCTTGGAAATCCGTCGTCTCGTCTGCCACCGATGGGACGTTGGAGGGCTTTTCTgacgttcttcttcttgtatTCAATGGTGACGACAACGGCGTACAAAAGTTCTCTGGCCTCGATAATAGCGATCGGTAACGACAGATCCGTGATCGTCGACGACGTGGGAATATTGAAGGCAAATCTGACGACCGGCGGCGACATATCAGGGCTGATTCTTCTCAGGGATCTGTCGAGGGAGAGTTCAACGATGCGGGAATTGATGAAGCGATACGAAATCTGCAACGACACCATGGCCGCCATCCGCAGAGTTGCTTTGGACGGGGACTTCGCATTTCTAACGTCCAGAAATGATTTGCATTACcacatgaaaaattatcgcaaaACCGACAACGTCCCGCTGCCGTTCCACTTGATCGACGACTGCGTACTGAGTTACAGTACCGGTATCGTCATGCCGAAGGGCACCCCGTTGCTCTCCACCGTCAATAACGTCATCAGGGATCTTTCGGAGTCGGGGCATCTGGCGCACtggcaaaaaaatgaactgCTCCAAGCGACTGAGGACACCGCTAGAAATAGGGACGAACGATATgagactgaaaatttttaccagaTTTTAGTAATCTGCGCCATTTCGTTGAGTGCATCGATTCTAGCCTTTTTCGGTGAACTCATTTATCACAGAATCGAATCGCATGGAAAACTTTGTAAAAGATTTCCGAGAGGCCGAGagacaatttttccgcaatctcaGTAA